The region caaaagaagaagaaaaaaaggaaaactgATATAGTTTTTATGTGTTATGCTTTATAACTATCTGTTTGTCTTTTTTTAAAAACTGGTTAAGGTGACCACTGATTAGTTTTGGATTTCCATTTCAGTTACATGGTGAGTTTAGCATAAGAGAAACAGTtgtgacatttttttttcaaaattttttcttcagtttttttgGCAAAATTGACTTAAGGGTCTCATATTCCTTTTCCTCTGTCTCCTGGTATCTGTTTCTCTAACAATTATAAACAATTTTTGTAAATTAATTATACTTTTAGGGaatagtctttttttttatctaccATGTTTCCTAAAGGGGTTCTCgaaagttgacaaaaaaaaaccaaactcATTATTTACTAAGTTTATGTTTAAAAACATGCTTTACTATTTTGTAAACTACTACTCAGTTTCTTGTATTCAAATTGCTCTGTGTCTCACCATCCAACTGCATGCTAATTAAGACTTGGTATTCAAGTAAAGCTCCAATTTTTGCATATTAAAACTCAAAATATGTGCAAATTCAAAGGAAGAAAGTCCTTCAATTGGCCTTTAATTATAATAAAGCTGTTCCTTATGATTATGTTAAGATCACCAATGTTgacattttccttttctttttacttGAGTGACCTTTACATGGCCTTGAAATTCAAGTGTTATCTTGCATGAATTTTTCACTTTTGAGCCACTTATTTAGTGGCCTCCTGTTTTATTCTTCAGGcatattttacttttggttagcAATCTGAGCTATACAGCTCAATTAGAACAAGAGagaaattttttcatatttGTGTTGCAATGGAACCACTCTTTACAACTAATAGCATGTGCGAATCAGTTTCTCTTTCCACATAATCAATTATTACACCCAGAAGTTACTCACATAATCTTCTTCCCAAAACTAATTATGAGTATAGAATTTCATGTAGAAAGGTTCCAAAAAGGCACTAAGCAAAGCTTCAAATGTCTATTCTGTTCATAGCTACAAATAGTTGCTTTCACATTTTCTTGCTTTGTAATTCATGCCAATGTACAACCAAACATACGCTTACTTATTGTCCCTTTAATTCACCATACTGTAACTTCCTATTTAATCATCATAGTTATTACCATAAAACATAATATTTATGTTGATATTGTGTTTATTGTTGTTAATTTGGTTACTGTCAGAGACTCAAGAAGCTGCAGAAGAGAAACCACTTGAGGGCTCTATCAACCGAGGTATGTCATTTTGTCAGTCACACTTGATTTCCCTTTATTCACTTCATATACTGACATTACATACTATGTTATCTCATTCTTCCTCAGATGCTGTGCTTACAAGAGTTGCAACTGAGAAGAGGCTGTCACTAATCAAAGCATGGGAAGAAAGTGAAAAGTCAATTGCAGATAACAAGTAAAAGCTTGCACCACCTGCTTAAGTAGCTATGCTAGTTTCATATTTTAAGTGGATTCAATTCTATCAAATATGGATTTGCAATTAGAAATATATGAAAGCAATTTGTTTAACCAAATCAGCTATAGTTACTGCAACATCAGATGTTCATAGTATTTTATCAGGATTTTGTTATTCAACAAGCTTTTGATTATTTGTCTAAATGAATTTGGTGGACAGAGCTCACAAAAAGCTTTCAGATATTTCAGCATGGGAGAACAGCAAGATAGCTGCTAAGGAGGTTGAattgagaaagattgaggtATGAACATTTTCCCCCTCAACCCATAGGGAGTTCGGTTTGCTTTTTATCTCAAAGAAGTGTCAACGTCCGTTTGCACTTGTTTTAATGTGTATCCAAACCTATGTTATAACTTGTAACATATATTGAATTTGTACAATTTCAATATATGTTACAAAAAATGTTTATGTAAGGTCAATCAGGATTCAACATTTGAGTTTAATAACTATGCACACTGATGGTGTAAAAATACAGACATCCAATCAAGATTCAACATTTTGTCACATCATTGATAAAATAAGTATATAGAAAAAGAAATGTCAAAATATGATTGGATATTTGTGAAAAACTCGTTATACTGTCACGACATATTTGTGAAATGCCAAAGATACGACACAAATGTGGCAAAAGATAGGGGAAAACAACTGACTTTTCACTGTGAGCAGGAAAACCTGGAGAAGAAAAAGGCAGTATATGTAGAGAAACTGAAAAACAAAATAGCTATGGTCCACAGGGAAGCTGAAGAAAAGAGGGCATTTATTGAGGCCAAGAAAGGGGAAGATCTTCTGAAGGCAGAGGAGTTAGCTGCAAAATACAGGGCAACTGGAACAGCTCCCAAGAAACCCTTTAGTTTTTTCTAATACCACAACCCTCTAGCCTGATTCACAAAAATGTTGTTGCATTCCTTGTCAGTTCATTAGTCAGTACATGTGTGTGATTTGATTGTCTTTTTGTGAGTTTTAGTGCTTTCAATCTATTATGTGTGAATAGTTATACATATTGGGGGTGTATATACCTACCATTTACTCAGTCTGAATAAAATTGAACTATTCAATTTGTGTAATATGAATTTCTTGTGGCATTAAACCACTAACCCATGCCAGTCACAGATGGATAATTTTGCTAAGCAGGCAATTCATCCAATCCAAGTACTAATTATGCCACGACATAACAGAAAGTTGAACCTTTTTGTTTTATGATTTGAAGTTCAAACTGTGTTTCTCAAGTTATTATTGCCATGTGTTCAAACTTAGTATAGTACAACCCCCATCATTTGACACATTTAAGCcctgtacattttttttttgaataaaacaCACATTAAGAGCTCAGAGCAGTATATACTCATAAGTCACAAGTAGCAGTTGTTGAAGGGCAAGAACAATATCATTAACTCTCATCCATTAATGTAACTTTTGCCATAAAGTTGTAAGCAAACTTGAACTCTAGAAACTATTCCTCTATCTACCCTTTCCCCCCTCTAAACCAACAAGCAACTAGCAAACAGATCCAGATTCATAGAGTCAATTTTCCTAAATTCACTGCAGTCACGGCTTTGTAGAGTTGTGAAATAAGGGCTCAAGTGAATTTAGGAAATTTCAACAGCAGGAAATCCCTACAAAAAACTCAGACCCTAGGCTGCATTtacaaaaatgaagaaaatcataCTATCAGATCAAAGTATTGCCTTTCCCTAAGGAGAAGATAATCTTAGTCAAATCTACCATCAAGGAGATTCAGAAAATTGTCTGTTTGTCCCAAGAATCCTATATCACCATCAGGAATATCTAGCAGGTGCTTTAGTGCAGAATCAGAAGTGTCAAGAAATTCATAATTTCCCGACTCTAACACAGCTTTATCATCTTCAAGCTTTGGTTTGTAGCTACTTGCTTGTTCTTGAATCATGTTGACATCTTCAAGCTTTGCTATGTGGCTACTGGTTCCAGTGCTTTTCCCTTGCAATGAGACATCAGAACATGACTCCAATttcgatgatgatgatgatgatcgtgATGCTTGTGAGACAAGGATTTCACACACTAATCCTTCCTTTCCCTTGAGCATGCGAAATGACTGCCCAACCTCAGAATGCCAAAGTTGAAGGATGTGATCAGGGCATGTTTTCCCTGCTGAACATGGATTGAGCAATGAAGACTCCATTGACAACCTTGCCTCTGCCTCAACTCTGGCACTCTCCCATTGCACCATATGGCGCGTAGAAGGAGATTCAGAGTGGACCTTGTTTCCATCAGGAATCACAGATGGCTGTTTTTCCCCTAGGGAATGACCAGACCGAAGGAAGCGTTTCTTTATATGGGTGTTCCAATAGTTCTTAATCTCATTGTCTGTTCTTCCTGGTAGTTGGGATGCTATAGCAGCCCACCTAAAAGAATGTATGGTTACTGGTTACATGCAAAGTAAATGAATGTAACATCAAAAGTATAGATCTATACAACCAAATATTGAAGTACAATCAAGAAGTGACGGggatttcattttctattatgaAATTTGAAAGTGCATGTTTGTAAACAAGCCCTTCTGTagtgagtagcttctgagttTTCTCAAAATAGATTCTAATGAAAgaaaagctgatccaaacatgctaaaaGTTTTCCTTTTCTTAAGTTTTTGGTCGATAAGGATCCTTGGTGACAGAAAGTATTAAAAGAATGGCAACAAAATGAGAATATGAAACTCTGAAATTGAACCAGACTCTGTTCAAAGATGTCACATTTTTCCTTACAGCAAGATTTTAAAACTAGCAAGCTTGAAGGTTTCATAATTTAGAAGCATGCGACATGTTCACTGTTCAACTTATGAGCAAAATGAACCTTCAGAACCAAGAGGGGTTGGTTATATCACTTATATGAATGAATTTACATGTTCATGAAAAATCAGCAAAAGGTGCGGTGTGGTACCTGTTGCCAAGCAAGCCATGAAGTTGAATAATAgtactttcttcttcatcagtaAATGGGCCACGCTTGATGCCAGGGCGAAGATAGTTTATCCACCGAAGTCGACAACTTTTTCCACATCGTAGGAGACCTAGTT is a window of Lotus japonicus ecotype B-129 chromosome 5, LjGifu_v1.2 DNA encoding:
- the LOC130717828 gene encoding remorin-like, whose protein sequence is MTEEQPKKVESESPSNPPPPAPAPTESTPAPEAEAKPEPVVHDAPKEDVAEEKSIIPQPSPPESKPVDDSKAIVKVEKTQEAAEEKPLEGSINRDAVLTRVATEKRLSLIKAWEESEKSIADNKAHKKLSDISAWENSKIAAKEVELRKIEENLEKKKAVYVEKLKNKIAMVHREAEEKRAFIEAKKGEDLLKAEELAAKYRATGTAPKKPFSFF
- the LOC130717824 gene encoding transcription factor MYB17-like, whose translation is MGKAPCCEKHGVRRGAWTPEEDEALADYIKKHGHGSWRSLPKHAGLLRCGKSCRLRWINYLRPGIKRGPFTDEEESTIIQLHGLLGNRWAAIASQLPGRTDNEIKNYWNTHIKKRFLRSGHSLGEKQPSVIPDGNKVHSESPSTRHMVQWESARVEAEARLSMESSLLNPCSAGKTCPDHILQLWHSEVGQSFRMLKGKEGLVCEILVSQASRSSSSSSKLESCSDVSLQGKSTGTSSHIAKLEDVNMIQEQASSYKPKLEDDKAVLESGNYEFLDTSDSALKHLLDIPDGDIGFLGQTDNFLNLLDGRFD